AACGAAAGCCATGACGATTATCGGGGCAAGCGTTGCAGGGGTGAGCAATTCCTTGACTTCCTTTTTTATTATGTTAAGCAGATGATTCATTTCACCGCCTCCGTAAAAACCTCCTCTATGTTTCCTGCATTGTATTTACCTTTAAGTTCGGACGGGCTTCCTTCCTCGACTATTTTTCCTTCATTCATCAATGCGATACGCTGACACAAAAATTCAACCTCGAGCATGTTGTGTGATGAAAGCAGCACCGTCGTTCCCTCCTTAACCGTATTCTGGATTATTTTTCTTATTTCCTGGGCATTTATGACATCCAGGCCAGAAGTAGGTTCATCCAATATGGCAAGCTTGGGTTTTATCATGAGGGCTCTCGCCACAAGCAATCGTCTTGTCATTCCCTTGCTGTACGTATCGACTTTATCGTTTATTCTTTCCTCAAGAGATGCTATTTTTATGCCCCTTTCAATCATTT
The nucleotide sequence above comes from Candidatus Thermoplasmatota archaeon. Encoded proteins:
- a CDS encoding ABC transporter ATP-binding protein, with the protein product MPAVEVYNLVKDYGKVRAVNGISFHIDDGEIFGLIGPNGAGKTTVLRIISTLLQITDGKVKVFGHDVAGEANKVRKLISYLPEDAGAYKNLTGEAYLRFIARFFGGGEEIEKMIERGIKIASLEERINDKVDTYSKGMTRRLLVARALMIKPKLAILDEPTSGLDVINAQEIRKIIQNTVKEGTTVLLSSHNMLEVEFLCQRIALMNEGKIVEEGSPSELKGKYNAGNIEEVFTEAVK